A window from Candidatus Eisenbacteria bacterium encodes these proteins:
- a CDS encoding DNA-processing protein DprA encodes MDGKRTNDLAPRAVAPEDPEYPHGLERLSGTRPVVFLRGGWERTGWRVAIVGSRRASDEGGAIAFELAAALADRGIEILSGLARGIDAAAHRGALSASGRTGAVLGTGFDLCYPDDHRELSEAIAASVGLLTERPAGSPVTRSAFASRNRLLAALSDAVVVVEGGARSGALLTARHARSMRRPVGAVPWSLWNPHGAAPHALLRGSGASLVTGPGDVLALLPGRGAWPQPELPLELAPLRAGIARRSRPPGAWVTAAPSHAPPGVAAGSIEARILAAVRERPETVDEVAARAGATIQEASAALLLLEMSGSVRREFGGRVRLVPRLRFRRAGA; translated from the coding sequence GTGGACGGGAAGCGCACGAACGATCTCGCGCCGCGCGCGGTCGCGCCGGAGGATCCGGAGTATCCGCATGGACTCGAGCGCCTGTCCGGAACCCGCCCGGTCGTGTTCCTGCGCGGCGGGTGGGAGCGAACCGGGTGGCGCGTGGCCATCGTGGGATCGCGCCGCGCGAGCGACGAGGGGGGCGCGATCGCCTTCGAGCTCGCGGCCGCGCTGGCCGACCGGGGGATCGAGATCCTGAGCGGGCTCGCGCGGGGCATCGACGCCGCCGCGCACCGCGGCGCGCTCTCCGCCTCCGGACGCACGGGCGCCGTGCTGGGGACGGGCTTCGATCTCTGCTACCCGGACGACCATCGCGAGCTATCGGAAGCGATCGCCGCTTCCGTCGGGCTCCTCACGGAGCGCCCCGCCGGATCTCCCGTGACGCGAAGCGCGTTCGCGAGCCGCAACCGGCTTCTCGCCGCGCTCTCCGACGCCGTGGTCGTCGTCGAAGGCGGCGCGCGGAGCGGCGCGCTCCTCACGGCGCGCCACGCGCGATCCATGCGCCGGCCCGTGGGCGCCGTTCCCTGGAGCCTCTGGAATCCCCACGGCGCCGCGCCGCACGCGCTCCTGCGCGGGAGCGGCGCCTCGCTCGTGACCGGTCCCGGCGACGTGCTCGCGCTCCTTCCGGGCCGGGGCGCGTGGCCGCAGCCGGAGCTTCCGCTGGAGCTCGCGCCGCTCCGGGCGGGGATCGCGAGGCGGAGCCGCCCTCCGGGTGCGTGGGTCACCGCGGCTCCCTCGCACGCGCCTCCCGGCGTCGCGGCCGGGTCGATCGAGGCGCGCATCCTCGCCGCGGTGCGCGAGCGTCCGGAGACCGTGGACGAGGTCGCCGCGCGCGCGGGGGCCACGATCCAGGAAGCCTCGGCGGCGCTCCTCCTCCTCGAGATGTCCGGCTCGGTGCGTCGCGAGTTCGGCGGGCGCGTGCGGCTCGTCCCGCGGCTCCGCTTCCGCCGCGCGGGAGCCTGA
- a CDS encoding Rid family detoxifying hydrolase — MSQGTDRAVLHTDRAPAAIGPYVQARTGTLQGRWIVTSGQTGTDPSKGALVPGGVAEQTEQTIRNLEAILAEGGATLANVVKTTVFLVDMADFKAMNEVYASRFTEPRPARSTIAARDLPAGARVEIEVWAFLP; from the coding sequence GTGAGCCAGGGGACGGACCGAGCGGTCCTGCACACCGACCGGGCGCCCGCCGCGATCGGCCCCTACGTCCAGGCGAGGACCGGGACGCTCCAGGGGCGCTGGATCGTCACGTCGGGGCAGACCGGCACCGATCCCTCGAAGGGCGCGCTCGTCCCTGGCGGCGTGGCCGAGCAGACCGAGCAGACCATCCGGAATCTCGAAGCGATCCTCGCCGAGGGAGGCGCGACCCTGGCGAACGTCGTCAAGACCACCGTGTTCCTCGTCGACATGGCCGACTTCAAGGCCATGAACGAGGTCTACGCCAGCCGCTTCACCGAGCCACGCCCCGCGCGCTCCACGATCGCGGCCCGGGATCTCCCCGCGGGCGCGCGCGTCGAAATCGAGGTGTGGGCGTTCCTCCCCTGA
- the selD gene encoding selenide, water dikinase SelD → MSHTRRDIYRLTEQVACAGUAAKLGPEDLSHVLGGLPAPKRNRNVLVGPDTWDDAGVYRVAPGLALVQTVDFITPVVNDPYEYGRIAAANSVSDVYAMGGTPVSALSIVGFPEGGDLTILREMMRGGAETLRRADVALLGGHSIRDREIKFGFAVTGYVHPKRVISNAGARKGDLLVLTKPLGTGILATALKRRLLDDASLRTITRQMATLNRAAAEAMQAARASAATDVTGFGLLGHALNIARASRVTIRVWSRAVPVLPGVLEFAGQGVAPGGLQANASYLEAQTRYDETVPATLRAALVDPQTSGGLLIVAGPPRVKDLMARLSRARVKAAVIGEVLPRGSRPLEVSA, encoded by the coding sequence ATGAGCCACACGAGACGGGACATCTACCGGCTGACCGAGCAGGTCGCCTGCGCGGGCTGAGCGGCGAAGCTGGGTCCGGAGGACCTCAGCCACGTGCTCGGCGGACTACCCGCCCCCAAGCGGAACCGGAACGTCCTCGTCGGCCCCGACACCTGGGACGACGCGGGGGTGTACCGGGTCGCGCCCGGTCTCGCGCTCGTGCAGACGGTCGACTTCATCACGCCGGTCGTGAACGACCCCTACGAGTACGGGCGAATCGCGGCCGCCAACTCCGTGAGCGACGTCTACGCCATGGGCGGAACGCCCGTCTCGGCGCTCTCGATCGTGGGCTTCCCCGAAGGAGGGGATCTCACGATCCTGCGCGAGATGATGCGCGGAGGCGCGGAGACGCTCCGCCGCGCGGACGTGGCGCTCCTGGGCGGCCACTCGATCCGGGACCGCGAGATCAAGTTCGGATTCGCCGTGACGGGGTACGTGCATCCGAAGCGCGTGATCTCGAACGCCGGCGCGCGGAAGGGAGATCTGCTCGTGCTGACGAAGCCCCTGGGCACCGGCATCCTGGCGACCGCCCTCAAGCGGAGGCTCCTCGACGACGCCTCGCTGCGCACGATCACGCGCCAGATGGCCACGCTGAACCGGGCCGCGGCCGAGGCGATGCAGGCGGCGCGCGCGAGCGCGGCGACGGACGTGACCGGGTTCGGGCTCCTGGGGCACGCCCTCAACATCGCCCGGGCGAGCCGCGTCACGATCCGGGTGTGGAGCCGCGCGGTGCCCGTGCTTCCCGGCGTGCTCGAGTTCGCCGGCCAGGGCGTCGCGCCGGGCGGGCTCCAGGCGAACGCGTCGTACCTCGAGGCCCAGACGCGCTACGATGAGACGGTGCCCGCGACGCTCCGGGCGGCGCTGGTCGATCCTCAGACGTCGGGAGGGCTCCTGATCGTGGCGGGCCCGCCCCGCGTGAAGGATCTGATGGCGAGGCTCTCTCGCGCGCGCGTGAAGGCCGCCGTGATCGGCGAGGTGCTCCCGCGGGGTTCGCGCCCGCTCGAGGTGTCGGCATAG
- a CDS encoding lysophospholipid acyltransferase family protein — translation MARARPFRPVRQRLETILLRTMGAAARTVGFDRASDVGAAIGRIAFRVLERRREIAIENVTRSLGEQPGGESARALARRAFEQLGRSFLEFLALPAEPRERILSRVEFVGFEPAEEWARAKRGAILLTGHFGNWELIGAAVGMRYAPVKYVLPAQTNPGSDAYLNEVRRALGIEPILIGQGMRTALKSLRAGAFLGMLPDQDARKAGIHVPFFGRPASTHTGPARLAIRGNAPILVAVLERVGRGSFRARSVLVTEPDPKRDETEEVFRLTREITAALEGAIRERPDHWYWIHRRWKTPPGPPSPEALPRGRRRRPDQEDVNPISFA, via the coding sequence ATGGCCCGCGCGCGTCCGTTCCGTCCCGTGCGCCAGCGGCTCGAGACGATTCTCCTCCGCACGATGGGAGCCGCCGCGAGGACGGTCGGATTCGACCGCGCGAGCGACGTCGGGGCGGCGATCGGCCGGATCGCGTTCCGGGTGCTCGAGCGCCGGCGCGAGATCGCGATCGAGAACGTGACGCGATCGCTCGGCGAGCAACCCGGGGGCGAGTCCGCGCGCGCGCTCGCGCGCCGCGCGTTCGAGCAGCTGGGCCGGAGCTTCCTCGAATTCCTGGCGCTCCCCGCCGAGCCGCGCGAGAGGATTCTCTCGCGCGTGGAGTTCGTCGGCTTCGAGCCCGCCGAGGAGTGGGCGCGCGCGAAGCGCGGCGCGATCCTCCTCACCGGGCACTTCGGGAACTGGGAGCTGATCGGGGCCGCCGTCGGGATGCGCTACGCTCCGGTGAAGTACGTGCTCCCCGCCCAGACGAATCCGGGGAGCGACGCCTACCTGAACGAGGTGCGCCGCGCGCTCGGCATCGAGCCGATCCTGATCGGGCAGGGCATGCGGACCGCGCTCAAGTCGCTTCGCGCGGGCGCGTTCCTGGGCATGCTCCCGGATCAGGACGCCCGCAAGGCGGGGATCCACGTTCCGTTCTTCGGGCGCCCCGCGTCGACCCACACGGGCCCGGCCCGGCTCGCGATCCGCGGGAACGCGCCCATCCTGGTCGCGGTGCTGGAGCGCGTGGGGCGGGGCTCGTTCCGCGCGCGGTCGGTCCTCGTGACGGAGCCCGATCCCAAGCGGGACGAGACCGAGGAGGTGTTCCGCCTCACGCGCGAGATCACCGCCGCTCTCGAGGGCGCGATCCGCGAGCGGCCCGACCACTGGTACTGGATTCACCGGAGATGGAAGACGCCGCCGGGTCCGCCTTCCCCCGAGGCGCTTCCGCGAGGACGCCGGCGCCGGCCGGATCAGGAGGACGTGAACCCGATTTCCTTCGCCTGA
- the glmS gene encoding glutamine--fructose-6-phosphate transaminase (isomerizing), which translates to MCGIIGYVGPQESVPILLEGLRRMEYRGYDSAGLAVLNGDGLKIEKSAGKIAILEKLVDSNHPKGRLGIAHTRWATHGVPNTINAHPHTDCKNKIAVVHNGIIENYSTLKIKLQQEGHKFTTDTDTEVIAHLIEKFYDGNLEKAVAAAVRLVTGTYGLAVIATDEPQKIVGARHGSPLVVGICDSEYILASDVSAIIRHTNQVVYLDDEEMVVLTPNGIHTTTIREEAVSKKIETVDWDLEMIEKAGFPHFMLKEIFEQPQSIRNTLRGRILLEEGMARLGGLNMTAAELRALQRVVITACGTSWHAGLIGEYLIEELARIPVEVEYASEFRYRNPILEPGTIVLAISQSGETADTLAAMREAKRKGARVLGVCNVVGSTIARESDGGVYIHAGPEIGVASTKAFTSQVAALALFTLYLGRLGELSPEVGAELVRELEAIPGKIETILAGAEGIQKIAKANSHHNNFLYLGRGVNFPVALEGALKLKEISYIHAEGYPAAEMKHGPIALIDDNMPVVFICTQDSAYEKVLSNMEEVRARKGKIIAVATEGDTHVVSKADHVLFIPRTMGSLTPLLAVIPLQLLAYYIAVERGCDVDQPRNLAKSVTVE; encoded by the coding sequence ATGTGCGGCATCATCGGCTACGTGGGCCCGCAGGAGTCCGTGCCGATCCTGCTCGAAGGGCTCCGCCGGATGGAATATCGCGGGTACGACTCGGCGGGCCTCGCCGTTCTGAACGGCGACGGGCTCAAGATCGAGAAGTCCGCCGGCAAGATCGCGATCCTCGAGAAGCTCGTCGACTCGAACCACCCCAAGGGGCGGCTCGGGATCGCGCACACGCGCTGGGCCACGCACGGCGTTCCCAACACGATCAACGCCCACCCGCACACCGACTGCAAGAACAAGATCGCCGTCGTCCACAACGGCATCATCGAGAACTACTCCACTCTCAAGATCAAGCTCCAGCAGGAAGGGCACAAGTTCACCACGGACACCGACACCGAGGTGATCGCCCACCTGATCGAGAAGTTCTACGACGGGAACCTCGAGAAGGCCGTGGCCGCGGCGGTGCGCCTTGTCACGGGCACGTACGGGCTCGCGGTCATCGCCACGGACGAGCCCCAGAAGATCGTCGGAGCGCGCCACGGGAGTCCGCTCGTCGTCGGGATCTGCGACTCGGAGTACATCCTGGCGTCGGACGTGTCGGCGATCATCCGCCACACGAACCAGGTGGTGTACCTCGACGACGAGGAGATGGTCGTCCTCACCCCCAACGGGATCCACACCACCACGATCCGCGAGGAGGCGGTCTCCAAGAAGATCGAGACCGTGGACTGGGACCTCGAGATGATCGAGAAGGCGGGATTCCCGCACTTCATGCTGAAGGAGATCTTCGAGCAGCCCCAGTCGATCCGGAACACGCTCCGGGGCCGCATCCTGCTCGAGGAGGGAATGGCGCGACTCGGCGGGCTCAACATGACCGCCGCGGAGCTGCGCGCCCTCCAGCGCGTGGTGATCACCGCCTGCGGGACGTCCTGGCACGCGGGGCTCATCGGCGAGTACCTGATCGAGGAGCTCGCGCGGATCCCCGTCGAGGTCGAGTACGCGTCGGAGTTCCGCTACCGGAATCCGATCCTCGAGCCGGGGACGATCGTGCTCGCGATCAGCCAGTCGGGCGAGACCGCCGACACGCTCGCCGCGATGCGCGAGGCGAAGCGGAAGGGCGCCCGAGTGCTCGGCGTCTGCAACGTGGTCGGCTCCACGATCGCGCGCGAATCGGACGGCGGCGTGTACATCCACGCGGGACCGGAGATCGGGGTCGCGTCGACGAAGGCGTTCACCTCGCAGGTCGCGGCGCTCGCGCTCTTCACGCTCTACCTGGGCCGTCTCGGCGAGCTGTCGCCCGAGGTCGGGGCCGAGCTGGTCCGCGAGCTCGAGGCGATTCCCGGCAAGATCGAGACGATCCTCGCCGGCGCGGAGGGCATCCAGAAGATCGCGAAGGCGAACTCCCATCACAACAACTTCCTCTACCTGGGGCGCGGCGTGAACTTCCCCGTGGCGCTCGAGGGCGCGCTGAAACTGAAGGAGATCTCCTACATCCACGCGGAGGGATATCCCGCGGCCGAGATGAAGCACGGACCGATCGCCCTGATCGACGACAACATGCCGGTCGTCTTCATCTGCACGCAGGACTCGGCCTACGAGAAGGTCCTGAGCAACATGGAGGAGGTCCGCGCGCGGAAGGGGAAGATCATCGCCGTCGCGACGGAAGGGGACACGCACGTCGTCTCGAAGGCGGACCACGTGCTCTTCATCCCGCGCACCATGGGATCGCTCACGCCGCTCCTCGCGGTGATCCCGCTCCAGCTCCTCGCGTACTACATCGCCGTGGAGCGAGGGTGCGACGTGGACCAGCCGCGCAATCTCGCCAAGAGCGTCACGGTCGAGTGA
- the glmM gene encoding phosphoglucosamine mutase has translation MVSASGVRGIVGEALTPDVITRFAGAHGSLLGPGPVVTGRDSRPSGAWVLRGAQAALLATGHDVVDVGIAPTPTILFAIRGHEAAGGLAVTASHNPAPWNALKLFGPGGTFLPPAQSEAVARRAREGAPAWVTHDLVGQVRTDDAAIGRHRAAILALPGIDVERVRSRRFRVAVDATNGAGSIAVPELLRALGCEIEAIHCTPDGRFPRVPEPLPENLGDLGALVKRTGAAVGFAYDPDADRLAIVDERGTPIGEERTLQIAVDWALARAPGLVAVNASTSMGVEVIARRYGAAVERSRVGEAHVAQLLLAKGGVIGGEGNGGVIYPTLHATRDGLLAAAITLDWLAQDSRPLSARVAELPPLVMVKRSLHLRLADAAAAAESLRDAFPEADRNVLDGEKYVWEDAWVQVRASGTEPIVRIIAEAPTRERAEGLVSRAKEAVERSQGSTRPAPQGG, from the coding sequence ATGGTCAGCGCCTCCGGCGTGCGCGGCATCGTGGGGGAAGCCCTGACCCCCGACGTGATCACCCGCTTCGCGGGGGCGCACGGGTCGCTCCTCGGGCCGGGGCCGGTCGTGACGGGACGGGACTCGCGTCCGAGCGGGGCCTGGGTGCTCCGCGGCGCGCAGGCGGCGCTCCTCGCGACCGGCCACGACGTCGTCGACGTCGGCATCGCGCCCACGCCGACCATCCTCTTCGCGATCCGGGGACACGAGGCGGCGGGAGGCCTCGCGGTCACCGCGAGTCACAACCCGGCGCCCTGGAACGCGCTCAAGCTCTTCGGCCCGGGCGGCACGTTCCTCCCGCCGGCGCAGTCCGAGGCGGTCGCGCGCCGCGCGCGCGAGGGAGCGCCCGCGTGGGTGACGCACGACCTCGTCGGGCAGGTCCGGACGGATGACGCGGCGATCGGGCGTCACCGCGCCGCGATCCTCGCGCTCCCGGGCATCGACGTGGAGCGCGTCCGATCGCGCCGGTTTCGGGTGGCGGTCGACGCCACGAACGGCGCGGGCTCGATCGCCGTTCCGGAGCTGCTACGCGCGCTCGGCTGCGAGATCGAGGCGATCCACTGCACGCCGGACGGCAGGTTCCCGCGCGTCCCCGAGCCGCTTCCCGAGAACCTCGGCGACCTCGGAGCGCTCGTGAAGCGGACGGGCGCTGCGGTCGGTTTCGCCTACGACCCCGATGCCGACCGCCTCGCGATCGTGGACGAGCGCGGCACGCCGATCGGTGAGGAGCGCACGCTTCAGATCGCGGTCGACTGGGCGCTCGCGCGGGCACCGGGCCTCGTCGCGGTGAATGCGTCGACCTCGATGGGGGTCGAAGTGATCGCACGCCGGTACGGCGCGGCAGTCGAGCGCTCGCGCGTGGGCGAGGCGCACGTGGCGCAGCTCCTCCTCGCGAAGGGAGGCGTGATCGGCGGCGAGGGGAACGGCGGGGTCATCTACCCCACGCTCCACGCGACCCGGGACGGCCTCCTGGCGGCGGCGATCACGCTGGACTGGCTCGCCCAGGACTCCCGTCCCCTGAGCGCGCGCGTCGCGGAGCTGCCGCCCCTCGTCATGGTCAAACGGTCGCTCCATCTTCGACTTGCAGACGCGGCCGCGGCCGCGGAGTCCCTCCGGGACGCGTTCCCCGAGGCGGACCGCAATGTGCTGGACGGGGAAAAGTACGTCTGGGAAGATGCCTGGGTGCAGGTGCGCGCGTCCGGGACGGAGCCGATCGTGCGGATCATCGCCGAGGCCCCAACCCGGGAACGGGCGGAAGGCCTCGTCTCGCGCGCGAAGGAAGCCGTGGAGCGATCGCAGGGAAGCACGCGACCGGCGCCACAGGGGGGCTGA
- a CDS encoding HEAT repeat domain-containing protein → MIPKDTARLWEELRHRDPEEKQEWIRQLAENPTPESIEVLLDVLKQESWFLRDQAARTLATLGERVVERLIELLEYGLWYTRSAAASALGRMALPVAAVPLVALLRDPNRTVRDSGRDALVGLCGNEMGLFAVADAVRTLPERAQSFALDGIQARDPERYQRLTSLLREPSALDAAVRRAERGGAEEGGLLWEDVVGDEGARGSA, encoded by the coding sequence ATGATTCCCAAGGACACGGCAAGGCTCTGGGAGGAGCTGCGCCATCGCGACCCCGAAGAGAAGCAGGAGTGGATCCGCCAGCTCGCGGAGAATCCGACGCCGGAATCGATCGAGGTGCTGCTCGACGTGCTGAAGCAGGAGAGCTGGTTCCTTCGGGACCAGGCGGCGCGCACCCTCGCCACGCTCGGCGAGCGCGTCGTGGAGCGGCTGATCGAGCTCCTCGAGTACGGGCTCTGGTACACGCGGAGCGCCGCCGCGTCGGCCCTCGGCCGCATGGCCCTGCCGGTCGCCGCGGTGCCGCTCGTCGCGCTCCTCCGCGATCCCAACCGCACGGTGCGGGACTCGGGACGCGACGCGCTGGTCGGTCTCTGCGGCAACGAGATGGGCCTCTTCGCCGTGGCGGACGCGGTCCGGACGCTTCCCGAGCGCGCGCAGTCGTTCGCGCTCGACGGGATCCAGGCCCGCGATCCCGAGCGCTACCAGCGGCTGACGAGCCTCCTGCGCGAGCCTTCCGCGCTCGACGCGGCGGTGCGCCGCGCGGAGCGAGGTGGCGCGGAGGAGGGCGGCCTTCTCTGGGAGGACGTGGTGGGCGACGAGGGGGCGCGGGGCTCGGCCTGA
- a CDS encoding DUF3467 domain-containing protein gives MEAKRPAQHPQLNMEIGEKEAEGIYSNFVVISHSLSEFVLDFARVLPGTPKSKVFARVVMTPPNVRALLHALETNVKKYEDTFGKIRTLDENQAKEIGFTSS, from the coding sequence ATGGAAGCCAAGCGGCCGGCGCAGCATCCCCAGCTCAACATGGAGATCGGCGAGAAGGAGGCGGAGGGGATCTACTCGAACTTCGTGGTCATCAGCCACTCCCTCTCCGAGTTCGTTCTCGACTTCGCGCGCGTCCTGCCCGGCACGCCGAAGAGCAAGGTCTTCGCGCGGGTGGTGATGACGCCGCCCAACGTGCGCGCGCTCCTCCATGCCCTCGAGACCAACGTGAAGAAGTACGAGGACACGTTCGGAAAGATCCGCACGCTCGACGAGAATCAGGCGAAGGAAATCGGGTTCACGTCCTCCTGA
- a CDS encoding ATP-binding protein, which yields MGVKRSPGTARLEEQIVLEWRRYAERRVRSADRVAAGVCFLESRPCPFEARPDFETRFTQDCVHCARLQAAVERSGTATPKASGVLPTVGLLIRLVEEEGRGIAPLPAGEEEEGRYRTAALLLRALPLLHASTHPERTARLLLAAIAGAYCDVIDSLLFFEVSSETAALTLRAAYRHADLDIGIPSMEGYLDVDALDSAGAFDSSVFDRLREAPIPLDQDRDLLADAVFDGRTAVVARPSRELRLPSRIVEHLPDAPVALLPVFGRERVRGLLVLSAAPGIAGWTADQMELLSAVAAQAGIALESSRLLDLARRRGAGLRTLLDLAAQARDRRDSESGYPSVLRSLLAALDADVAVAWTRSETDAFSITATTGEPAAEDRDLLEVGEALRHWLEADPRPILVDQVRQDPRLPGTLPPDWGSALAVPLRWEGALRGAILVIRSARASAPAAPFDPEDAQVGDLAASIATLAAVRDQRAEVASRAERRIHELEAQLRHAEKLAAVGERGIQVAQEIRNPIAAVTGFARRVLRSLATEDPNREYLEIILRETERLERILIEQVSLAQLTRPRLKLQSLNALVQEVLETQSEDLVRRRVRLLKRLSPEVPSLLLDNEKMRQVLANVFQYALQQVPSGGRVRVETRSGDGHVQAEVAHDGPKTPGESLDRLFVPFSTSRRYGAGVGLAVAYQIVREHGGEIRARSEGDWSSILTIYLPVRENTDRRGKPDRRGGRSDRRRRLA from the coding sequence ATGGGCGTCAAGCGGTCGCCGGGCACGGCGCGGCTGGAAGAGCAGATCGTCCTCGAATGGCGGCGATACGCCGAGCGCCGCGTTCGCTCCGCCGATCGCGTCGCGGCCGGCGTCTGCTTCCTCGAATCGAGGCCGTGTCCCTTCGAGGCCCGCCCCGACTTCGAGACGCGCTTCACGCAGGACTGCGTCCACTGCGCGCGCCTCCAGGCGGCCGTCGAGCGAAGCGGCACCGCCACGCCGAAGGCCTCGGGCGTCCTTCCGACCGTAGGCCTCCTGATCCGCCTCGTGGAGGAGGAGGGCCGCGGCATCGCGCCGCTTCCGGCCGGCGAGGAGGAGGAAGGCCGCTATCGCACCGCCGCGCTCCTCCTTCGCGCGCTCCCGCTCCTCCACGCGTCGACCCATCCGGAACGCACGGCGCGGCTCCTCCTCGCGGCGATCGCCGGAGCGTACTGCGACGTGATCGACTCGCTCCTCTTCTTCGAGGTCTCTTCCGAGACCGCCGCGCTCACCCTGCGCGCCGCGTACCGGCACGCGGACCTGGACATCGGCATTCCCTCGATGGAGGGGTACCTGGACGTGGACGCGCTCGACTCGGCCGGCGCGTTCGACAGCTCCGTGTTCGACCGGCTGCGGGAGGCGCCGATCCCCCTGGACCAGGACCGGGACCTCCTCGCCGACGCCGTCTTCGACGGCCGGACCGCCGTCGTGGCGCGCCCGTCGCGCGAGCTCCGTCTCCCGAGCCGCATCGTCGAGCACCTGCCCGACGCGCCCGTCGCGCTCCTGCCCGTGTTCGGACGCGAGCGCGTGCGCGGGCTCCTGGTCCTCTCGGCGGCGCCGGGCATCGCGGGGTGGACCGCGGACCAGATGGAGCTCCTGAGCGCGGTGGCCGCGCAGGCCGGGATCGCGCTCGAGAGCTCGCGGCTCCTGGATCTCGCGCGCCGTCGCGGCGCGGGGCTCCGAACGCTCCTCGATCTGGCCGCGCAGGCCCGGGATCGCCGCGATTCCGAGTCCGGCTATCCTTCCGTGCTGCGTTCGCTGCTCGCCGCGCTCGACGCGGACGTGGCGGTCGCGTGGACGAGGAGCGAGACGGATGCGTTCTCGATCACCGCGACGACGGGAGAGCCCGCGGCCGAGGACCGGGATCTCCTCGAGGTGGGGGAGGCGCTCCGGCACTGGCTCGAGGCCGACCCGCGGCCGATCCTCGTGGACCAGGTGCGCCAGGATCCCAGGCTTCCCGGGACGCTGCCGCCCGACTGGGGCTCGGCGCTGGCGGTGCCGCTCCGGTGGGAGGGCGCCCTCCGCGGCGCGATCCTCGTCATTCGCTCCGCGCGCGCGTCCGCTCCCGCGGCTCCCTTCGACCCGGAAGACGCGCAGGTCGGGGATCTCGCCGCCTCGATCGCGACGCTCGCCGCCGTGCGCGACCAGCGCGCCGAGGTCGCGTCGCGCGCCGAGCGGCGCATCCACGAGCTCGAGGCGCAGCTCCGCCACGCGGAGAAGCTCGCCGCGGTGGGAGAGCGCGGGATCCAGGTCGCGCAGGAGATCCGAAACCCGATCGCCGCCGTGACGGGGTTCGCGCGTCGCGTGCTCCGGAGCCTCGCGACGGAGGATCCGAACCGCGAGTACCTCGAGATCATCCTGAGAGAGACGGAGCGGCTCGAGCGCATCCTCATCGAGCAGGTCTCGCTCGCGCAGCTCACGAGGCCGAGGCTCAAGCTCCAGAGCCTGAACGCGCTCGTCCAGGAAGTGCTCGAGACCCAGTCCGAGGATCTCGTGCGCCGGCGCGTGCGGCTCTTGAAACGGCTCTCGCCCGAGGTGCCGAGCCTTCTCCTCGACAACGAGAAGATGCGCCAGGTGCTGGCGAACGTATTCCAGTACGCGCTCCAGCAGGTGCCGAGCGGCGGGCGCGTGAGGGTCGAGACGCGGAGCGGGGACGGCCATGTGCAGGCCGAGGTCGCCCATGACGGGCCGAAGACGCCCGGCGAGAGCCTGGACCGCCTCTTCGTGCCGTTCTCGACGTCCCGCCGCTATGGAGCGGGGGTGGGGCTCGCGGTCGCGTACCAGATCGTGCGGGAGCACGGCGGCGAGATCCGGGCTCGGAGCGAGGGAGACTGGAGCAGCATCCTCACGATCTACCTGCCCGTGCGCGAGAACACGGACCGCCGTGGAAAGCCCGACCGCCGCGGAGGGCGCAGCGACCGCCGCCGGCGCCTCGCCTAG